A single region of the Chrysoperla carnea chromosome 5, inChrCarn1.1, whole genome shotgun sequence genome encodes:
- the LOC123301019 gene encoding organic cation transporter protein encodes MPKAAEDDLEDMMGNLGDFGRYQAWQFSLHIISAVTAGMHMLSLVTVAAVPDHRCAIPEIDNMFINDSTINPYLPHNSTDILSQYIPLSPSGVLDSCYKYNGTIEDNITVPCTSWVYDTTYYQSSRGMEWNFVCNRRWMGAIAQSAYMLGVFFGAVTLGGLADKIGRKTVFCWSATLQLVLGVVVAFMPEYFSFLVVRFFYGVFGSAGAYIPGFVLTMEIVGPSKRTICGIAFQAAFAGGLMLDAAWGALIKDRMILQVVYGLHGVFLFFHWWLMDESPRWLWAQGRVNESVAIVEKAVKMNKRGIPLDTAHYISRGKILASRKDSSNEKTVGAMDLFKTKNIRYKSLNICLCWFANSLVYYGLSLSAGKLQGNPFVIMFVSGLVEMPSYTAIVLLLDRLGRRPLISFMMLTGGICCIVGTYLTQGSIEATSIIMLGKFFIAGSFAIIYNYSAELFPTVLRNTGLGIGSMCARLSGTLTPLITLLDSFDPKMPSIIFACIALLSGFLTLLLPETMGQPMPQSIEDGEKFGAGDTCFTTGFGRRRRPRRTSSISPEIKAEHLVPLDNMNK; translated from the exons gtgaTTTTGGGCGCTACCAAGCATGGCAATTCTCCTTACACATAATATCAGCAGTAACCGCTGGAATGCATATGTTGTCTTTAGTGACTGTAGCAGCTGTACCTGATCATAG atGTGCAATACCAGAAATAGATAATATGTTTATCAACGATAGTACAATTAACCCATATTTACCACACAATTCCACTGATATCTTAAGTCAATACATTCCATTATCACCATCTGGCGTGTTAGATTCATGTTATAAATACAATGGAACTATTGAGGATAACATTACCGTACCGTGCACATCATGGGTCTATGACACCACCTATTATCAATCCTCTCGTGGTATGGAATGGAATTTCGTATGTAATCGCCGCTGGATGGGAGCCATCGCACAATCTGCATATATGTTAGGTGTATTCTTTGGAGCAGTTACTCTGGGTGGATTAGCCGATAAAATTGGCCGTAAAACTGTATTCTGTTGGTCGGCAACATTACAATTAGTATTAGGTGTTGTAGTAGCTTTTATGCcagaatattttagttttttggtgGTTCGTTTCTTTTACGGTGTTTTTGGATCTGCGGGTGCATATATACCAGGGTTTGTATTAACCATGGAAATTGTTGGACCAAGTAAACGTACAATATGTGGAATTGCATTTCAAGCTGCTTTTGCCGGTGGTTTAATGTTAGATGCAGCTTGGGGTGCTTTAATTAAAGATCGAATGATTTTACAAGTTGTTTATGGATTACATGGAGTATTTCTTTTCTTCCATTGGTGGTTAATGGATGAATCACCACGCTGGTTATGGGCTCAAGGTCGTGTCAATGAATCAGTGGCAATTGTTGAGAAAGCTGTTAAAATGAATAAACGTGGAATACCGTTAGACACAGCTCATTATATATCACGTGGAAAAATATTGGCTAGTCGAAAGGattcttcaaacgaaaaaacgGTTGGTGCGATggatttattcaaaacaaaaaatatacgatacaaatcattaaatatttgtttgtgcTGGTTCGCAAACTCTCTGGTATATTATGGTTTATCTTTGAGTGCTGGTAAACTACAAGGAAATCCATTTGTAATTATGTTTGTTTCGGGTTTAGTAGAGATGCCAAGTTATACGGCAATTGTATTACTTTTGGATCGATTAGGACGACGACCGCTAATTAGTTTTATGATGTTAACGGGGGGAATTTGCTGCATAGTAGGAACATATTTAACACAGGGTAGTATAGAGGCTACTTCGATTATTATGTTAGGTAAATTCTTCATAGCTGGAtcatttgcaattatttataactattcAGCTGAACTATTCCCAACGGTTCTTCGTAACACGGGATTAGGTATTGGGTCGATGTGTGCCCGTTTATCAGGCACACTAACACCATTAATTACACTATTAGATTCATTTGATCCAAAAATGCCATCGATTATTTTCGCGTGTATTGCACTATTATCGGGATTCTTAACATTACTATTACCGGAAACTATGGGACAACCAATGCCACAATCTATTGAGGATGGTGAAAAATTCGGAGCTGGAGATACATGTTTCACAACAGGATTTGGAAGACGTCGAAGACCTCGACGGACTAGTTCAATTTCACCAGAAATTAAAGCTGAGCATTTGGTTCCTTTagataatatgaataaatag